In Amycolatopsis sp. EV170708-02-1, the following are encoded in one genomic region:
- a CDS encoding GTP-binding protein yields MVDRRIPVILVAGFLGSGKTTLLNHLLANRQGARIGVVVNDFGSIAVDAMAVSGQVDTMMSFGNGCLCCAVDASGLDAMLAKLSEAEAGIDVIVIEASGLAEPRDLIRLMIASENPAIAYGGLVELVDTAEFESTRKRHPELDEHLGFADLVVLNKTDRTDEDTLAKLRGTIDEIAPGTPVIETSHGRIDPTLFFDARPRERAGQMSFDDLREEEHDHEHHFHTAYDSVAFTTERPLDPRRLMDFLEQRPGGLYRIKGFLDFGPNGPRSRFGLHTVGSFIQLDRSAWPSGQPRRSELVLIGSGIDTDAVTARLEDCVADDPGVVDERAMLRVLRFIQD; encoded by the coding sequence GTGGTCGACAGGCGGATTCCGGTCATCCTGGTCGCGGGCTTCCTCGGCTCCGGCAAGACCACCCTGCTCAACCACCTGCTGGCGAACCGGCAGGGTGCGCGGATCGGGGTCGTGGTCAACGACTTCGGCAGCATCGCGGTCGACGCGATGGCCGTCTCCGGCCAGGTCGATACCATGATGTCGTTCGGCAACGGCTGCCTGTGCTGCGCCGTCGACGCGAGCGGCCTCGACGCCATGCTCGCGAAGCTCTCCGAGGCCGAGGCCGGGATCGACGTCATCGTGATCGAAGCCAGCGGACTCGCCGAACCGCGTGACCTCATCCGCCTGATGATCGCCAGCGAGAACCCCGCCATCGCCTACGGCGGACTGGTCGAGCTCGTCGACACCGCCGAGTTCGAGTCGACCAGGAAGCGGCATCCGGAACTGGACGAGCACCTCGGGTTCGCCGACCTCGTCGTGCTCAACAAGACCGACCGGACCGACGAGGACACCCTGGCCAAACTGCGCGGCACGATCGACGAGATCGCGCCCGGCACGCCGGTGATCGAGACCTCCCACGGCCGGATCGATCCCACCCTGTTCTTCGACGCCCGGCCGCGTGAACGGGCGGGCCAGATGTCGTTCGACGACCTCCGCGAGGAGGAGCACGACCACGAGCACCACTTCCACACCGCGTACGACAGCGTCGCCTTCACCACCGAACGCCCGCTGGACCCTCGACGGCTGATGGACTTCCTCGAACAGCGCCCCGGCGGGCTCTACCGGATCAAGGGGTTCCTCGACTTCGGCCCGAACGGCCCGCGGTCCCGGTTCGGCCTGCACACGGTGGGCTCGTTCATCCAGCTGGACCGGTCGGCGTGGCCGTCCGGCCAGCCGCGCCGGAGCGAACTGGTGCTGATCGGTTCGGGGATCGACACCGACGCCGTCACCGCGCGCCTCGAAGACTGTGTCGCGGACGATCCCGGCGTCGTCGACGAACGCGCCATGCTGCGCGTCCTGCGGTTCATTCAGGACTGA